The Streptomyces tendae DNA segment GTCGGCATCCTCGCCCACACCGCCGCCCTGCGGGACGGCACCGCCTGGCTGGACGCCCTGCTCGCCGGTCTCGACGCCAACCGCAGGCTGCTCACCGGCCTCCTGGCCGAACACGTGCCGGCCGTCCGGTACCGGCCGGGCGACGGCACCTACCTCGCCTGGCTCGACTGCCGCGACCTCGGCCTGGGCGACGATCCCGCCGCGGCGTTCCTCGCACACGGCCGGGTGGCGCTCACCGGCGGGCTGCCCTTCGGTACCGGCGGCGCGGGCCACGCCCGGCTGAACCTCGCCACTTCGCCCGAGGTGCTCACGGAGGCGGTACGGCGGATGGCCGAAGCCGCGCGGGCGGCGGGCGGCGCCCGTGGCTGACGACTGCTTCGCCCACCCCCGGCTCGCGGCCCTCTACGACCCGCTCGACGCCGACCGCGGCGACCTCGCGCCCTATCTGCGCATCGCCCGGGAGTTCGGAGCGCGCCAGGTGCTGGACATCGGCTGCGGCACGGGGGTGTTCGCCCTGCTCCTCGCGGACCACGGCCTGGGCGTCGTGGGCGTCGACCCCGCCGCCGCGTCCCTCGACGTCGCCCGCGCCAAGCCGGGCGCCGCGCGGGTCCGCTGGATCGAGGGCGATGCGACGGACCTGCCGCCGCTCCGGGCCGACCTCGCCACCATGACGGCGAACGTCGCCCAGGCGATCGCGGACCCGGGCACCTGGCACGCCACCCTGCGCGGCGCCCGGGCGGCACTGCGGCCCGGCGGTCACCTCGTCTTCGAGACCCGCGACCCGGCCCGGCGCGCGTGGGAACGCTGGACCCGCGAGC contains these protein-coding regions:
- a CDS encoding class I SAM-dependent methyltransferase is translated as MADDCFAHPRLAALYDPLDADRGDLAPYLRIAREFGARQVLDIGCGTGVFALLLADHGLGVVGVDPAAASLDVARAKPGAARVRWIEGDATDLPPLRADLATMTANVAQAIADPGTWHATLRGARAALRPGGHLVFETRDPARRAWERWTREHSYAHADVPGVGGVESWHEVTDVDGPLVSFRTTFVFASDGAVLTSDSILRFREREEVEADLADHGYVLEDVRDAPDRPGREFVFVARRPEG